TCGAGGCGATGACCCGCGCCGTGAAGGTCGAGGCGTTCATCCCGTGATCGCTCACCGTGACGAAATAGGCGTCGAGCGCCGCCGCCTCCGCCGCGCTGGGCGCCCGGCCATGCAGCATGGAGAGGGTGTCGGCCGCATGGCCGAGCTTGGCGTTCGGGATATGCGGTGCCTTGCCTTTGCTCCGCTGCACCAGCGCGCCGACGATCACGGGCAGGGCGCCCACGATGGTGGCGTCATGGGTGAGGCCGTGCTCGGCGCGCAGCGTCGCCACCGCGGCGCGGAACCCGTCGACGATCGACAGCCCTTCGCTCGCGGCCAGGAATTGTGCGACATGGCCGAACGCGCGCACCCGCGCTTCGCCCAGCGCCGCGCGGACCTCCGCCTCGCTGATCGGCGTGGTGGTCGCCGCGGTCCACAGCCGCGCCGTGACGCCCTCGAAGCTCGTCTTGGCCGCGAGGTCCGCGACCCGCTCGCCCGCGATGATCAGCTCGCCCTTCTGCCCGTCCACATGGCTCAGCGCCGTCTCCGCCGCCGCCACCCCGTCCAGCCCGATGGGGGATTTGCTGCTCTGCACCGTCATGTCCGTCTTCCTTGTTGCGTTGCACAAAAGATCGGGCGGCTAGACGTATTGATCAATCTTGATTAGCATGATCAATATGAATAATTCTGACGACACCCTCTATCTTTCCGCCCGCGACGCCGCCACCGAGCTCGCGGTCTCGCCGGCCACGCTCTACGCCTATGTGAGCCGGGGCCTGATCCGCTCCGAGCCTGGCGACACGCCACGCAGCCGCCGCTACCG
The nucleotide sequence above comes from Rhizomicrobium sp.. Encoded proteins:
- a CDS encoding citrate synthase/methylcitrate synthase, which produces MTVQSSKSPIGLDGVAAAETALSHVDGQKGELIIAGERVADLAAKTSFEGVTARLWTAATTTPISEAEVRAALGEARVRAFGHVAQFLAASEGLSIVDGFRAAVATLRAEHGLTHDATIVGALPVIVGALVQRSKGKAPHIPNAKLGHAADTLSMLHGRAPSAAEAAALDAYFVTVSDHGMNASTFTARVIASTQADLFCAVTGGYCALTGPLHGGAPEPVLEMLDAIGTSERIAPWIDGALARGERLMGFGHRVYKVRDPRADVLKSAMAKLAGNAVDLPFAAEVEAYARAALRKKKPDHPLDTNVEFFTAILLDALQIPRQAFTPIFATARAAGWTAHAREQQRRGRLLRPSSAYIGEMPG